Proteins found in one Streptococcus mitis genomic segment:
- a CDS encoding energy-coupling factor transporter transmembrane component T family protein, whose translation MQAKLIGYQHRDTVIHRLSGAGKLLFFILVSLAAMISYDTRLLVLIAIFSVFLLYLSEIRFKDVSFVAVFATVFAVLNVLMVYLFSPEYGVGLYGERSVIWQGIGAYTLTSQELFYLLNLAIKYLCTIPLAIIFLMTTHPSQFASSLNQIGVPYKIAYSVSLTLRYIPDLQEEFFTIKMSQEARGMELSKKASLMQRIKGNLRIITPLIFSSLERIDTIATAMELRRFGKEKKRTWYSYQVLKKGDYLTLLLAAAFLVASLLLILQNQGRFYNPWK comes from the coding sequence ATGCAAGCTAAATTAATCGGTTACCAGCATAGAGATACTGTGATTCATCGCTTGTCAGGCGCTGGGAAACTCCTCTTTTTCATTCTCGTATCATTGGCGGCCATGATTAGCTATGATACCAGACTGCTTGTTCTGATTGCCATCTTTTCGGTCTTTCTCCTCTATTTGTCAGAAATCCGTTTTAAAGATGTTTCCTTTGTAGCCGTTTTTGCGACGGTATTTGCCGTTTTAAACGTTTTGATGGTCTATCTCTTTTCTCCCGAGTATGGGGTTGGACTTTACGGAGAGAGAAGTGTGATTTGGCAGGGAATCGGTGCCTACACTCTGACCAGTCAAGAGCTCTTTTATCTGCTAAATTTGGCTATTAAGTACCTTTGCACTATTCCTCTGGCTATTATCTTTTTGATGACAACCCACCCTAGTCAGTTTGCTTCCAGTTTAAATCAAATTGGTGTGCCCTATAAGATTGCCTATTCAGTCAGCCTGACCTTGCGCTATATTCCAGATTTGCAGGAAGAATTCTTTACTATCAAGATGTCTCAGGAGGCGCGTGGGATGGAATTATCCAAGAAAGCTTCTCTTATGCAACGAATCAAAGGCAATCTGCGCATTATTACGCCCTTGATTTTTAGCTCGCTAGAACGCATTGATACCATTGCAACAGCCATGGAACTTCGGCGCTTTGGGAAAGAGAAAAAACGCACTTGGTATAGTTATCAGGTCTTGAAAAAAGGAGACTATCTTACCTTGCTTTTGGCAGCCGCTTTTTTAGTAGCTAGTTTACTACTTATCTTGCAGAATCAGGGACGATTTTACAACCCTTGGAAATAG
- a CDS encoding ABC transporter ATP-binding protein translates to MKEAIIEWKDFSFQYETQQEPTLQGVDLTIYKGEKVLIVGPSGSGKSTLGQCLNGIIPNIYKGLTSGEFLIKGQAAFDMSIYDKSHLVSTVLQDTDGQFIGLSVAEDLAFALENDVTNLEEMKSRVHKWAEKLDLLSLLSQRPQDLSGGQKQRVSLAGVLIDESPILLFDEPLANLDPKSGQDIIELIDQIHKEEGTTTLIIEHRLEDVLHCPVDRIVLINDGRILFNGSPDQLLATDLLTQNGIREPLYLTTLRQLGVDLVKEEQLADLDNLSISKGQVQLKNELAKETPELQSLFKLEDVSFSYDDRPILKSLHLDIKKGEKIAIVGKNGAGKSTLAKALSSFIQTEGYYLWAGQDIKGDSVAERAERVGYVLQNPNQMISTNMIFDEVALGLRLRGVDEQEIETRVYETLKICGLYEFRNWPISALSFGQKKRVTIASILVLGAEIILLDEPTAGQDQKNYTEIMEFLEELHQKGHTIVMITHDMQLMLDYSDRALVMVDGELIADTDPASLLSNPELLVKANLKETSIFNLAKKLDVDPLALTAFYKERREGCKLN, encoded by the coding sequence ATGAAAGAAGCTATAATTGAGTGGAAGGATTTCTCTTTCCAGTATGAAACGCAACAAGAACCGACCTTGCAAGGGGTAGACTTGACCATTTACAAGGGAGAGAAAGTCTTAATTGTTGGTCCATCTGGATCAGGCAAGTCTACCTTGGGTCAGTGTTTGAATGGGATTATTCCCAATATTTATAAGGGTCTGACTTCTGGAGAATTTTTGATCAAGGGGCAAGCAGCCTTTGATATGAGCATCTACGATAAATCTCATCTGGTCAGTACAGTTTTGCAGGATACAGATGGGCAGTTTATCGGCTTGTCCGTGGCAGAGGACTTGGCTTTTGCTCTAGAAAATGATGTAACAAATCTAGAAGAGATGAAAAGCCGTGTTCATAAATGGGCTGAAAAGCTGGACCTTCTTTCTTTACTGTCTCAGCGTCCCCAGGATTTATCAGGAGGACAAAAGCAGCGAGTCAGTCTGGCTGGTGTCTTGATTGATGAGAGTCCGATTCTTTTGTTTGATGAGCCACTCGCTAATCTGGATCCCAAGTCAGGTCAGGATATTATCGAATTGATTGACCAGATTCATAAGGAAGAGGGGACGACGACTCTTATTATCGAGCATCGTTTGGAGGATGTTCTGCATTGCCCTGTGGATCGGATTGTCTTGATAAACGACGGTCGTATTCTCTTTAATGGGAGCCCTGACCAACTACTGGCGACTGATTTATTGACTCAAAATGGAATCCGAGAACCCCTTTATCTAACCACTCTCCGTCAATTGGGTGTGGATTTAGTCAAGGAAGAACAATTAGCAGATCTGGATAACTTGTCTATCTCAAAAGGTCAGGTTCAGTTGAAGAATGAACTGGCAAAAGAAACCCCAGAATTGCAGTCACTCTTTAAATTAGAGGACGTGTCTTTTTCTTATGATGATAGACCGATTTTAAAGTCCCTACATTTGGATATTAAAAAGGGTGAAAAGATTGCTATTGTCGGAAAAAATGGGGCAGGGAAGTCAACCCTAGCCAAGGCCTTAAGTAGCTTTATTCAGACGGAAGGCTACTATCTTTGGGCAGGACAGGATATCAAAGGAGATTCTGTTGCAGAGCGGGCGGAACGAGTAGGCTATGTGCTGCAAAATCCTAATCAAATGATTTCAACCAATATGATTTTTGATGAGGTGGCTCTGGGACTTCGTTTGCGAGGTGTGGACGAGCAGGAAATTGAAACGAGAGTCTATGAAACCTTGAAAATCTGTGGTCTCTATGAATTCCGTAATTGGCCCATTTCTGCCCTTTCGTTTGGACAGAAAAAACGTGTCACTATTGCCTCGATTTTGGTTTTAGGAGCTGAAATTATCCTCTTAGATGAACCGACAGCAGGTCAAGACCAGAAGAACTATACTGAGATTATGGAATTTCTCGAAGAGTTACATCAAAAAGGGCATACGATTGTCATGATTACTCATGATATGCAATTGATGCTGGATTATTCTGATCGTGCTCTTGTCATGGTGGATGGGGAGCTGATTGCCGATACTGATCCAGCTAGTCTGTTGAGCAATCCTGAGCTGTTAGTAAAAGCCAATCTAAAAGAAACTTCAATCTTTAACTTGGCCAAGAAACTAGATGTGGATCCACTTGCTTTAACGGCGTTTTACAAAGAAAGGAGAGAAGGATGCAAGCTAAATTAA
- a CDS encoding ECF-type riboflavin transporter substrate-binding protein, translated as MKNQSIKQVVAIGVGAALFVVIGMISIPTPVPNTSIQLQYAVQSLLSIIFGPLVGLLVGLIGHAVKDSLAGYGLWWTWIIASGLFGLAVGLFRKYIRVTQGVFELKDIVFFNLIQIVANALVWGVLAPLGDVVIYQEAAEKVFAQGIVAGIANAVTVAIAGTLLLLAYSRTQTRSGSLKKD; from the coding sequence ATGAAAAATCAATCAATTAAACAAGTTGTTGCTATCGGTGTTGGAGCTGCGCTCTTTGTTGTCATCGGGATGATCAGCATTCCGACACCTGTTCCAAATACAAGCATCCAGCTTCAGTATGCGGTACAGAGCCTCTTGTCTATCATTTTTGGCCCTCTAGTGGGATTACTTGTTGGTTTAATTGGTCATGCAGTGAAGGACTCTCTTGCTGGCTACGGTCTTTGGTGGACTTGGATTATTGCTAGTGGTCTCTTTGGTTTAGCCGTCGGACTATTTAGAAAATACATTCGAGTAACACAGGGTGTTTTTGAGTTGAAGGATATTGTCTTCTTTAACCTCATTCAGATTGTTGCAAATGCTCTTGTTTGGGGTGTCTTGGCACCACTTGGAGATGTTGTGATTTATCAAGAAGCGGCAGAAAAAGTATTTGCCCAAGGGATTGTTGCGGGAATTGCTAATGCTGTAACTGTAGCTATCGCAGGTACCCTTCTCTTGCTAGCTTATTCACGTACGCAGACTCGTTCAGGAAGTTTGAAAAAGGATTAA
- a CDS encoding SAM hydrolase/SAM-dependent halogenase family protein — protein sequence MNNNLLVLQSDFGLVDGAVSAMIGVALEESPTLKIHHLTHDITPYNIFEGSYRLFQTVDYWPEGTTFVSVVDPGVGSKRKSVVAKTAKNQYIVTPDNGTLSFIKKHVGILAIREISEVANRRQNTEHSYTFHGRDVYAYTGAKLASGHISFEEVGPELSVDQIVELPVVETIIEDHLVKGAIDILDVRFGSLWTSITREEFYKLEPAFGDRFEVTIYHADMLVYQNQVVYGKSFADVRIGQPILYINSLYRLGLAINQGSFAKAYNVGVGSSWTIEIKKIES from the coding sequence ATGAATAATAATTTACTGGTATTACAATCAGACTTTGGTCTGGTTGATGGTGCGGTATCGGCTATGATTGGAGTGGCTTTAGAAGAATCTCCAACCTTAAAAATTCATCATTTGACGCACGATATCACGCCTTATAATATTTTTGAGGGGAGCTATCGTCTCTTTCAGACAGTGGATTACTGGCCTGAGGGAACGACATTTGTATCGGTGGTCGATCCAGGTGTCGGCTCGAAACGTAAGAGTGTGGTTGCCAAGACTGCAAAAAATCAATACATTGTCACGCCAGACAATGGAACTCTTTCTTTTATCAAGAAACACGTTGGCATTCTAGCCATCCGTGAGATTTCTGAGGTGGCCAATAGACGTCAAAATACAGAGCATTCTTATACCTTCCACGGTCGTGATGTCTATGCCTATACTGGTGCTAAATTGGCCAGTGGTCACATTTCTTTTGAGGAAGTGGGGCCAGAGCTCAGTGTGGATCAGATTGTAGAGCTTCCAGTCGTAGAGACTATCATAGAAGATCATCTGGTGAAGGGAGCTATTGATATTCTGGATGTGCGTTTTGGTTCGCTTTGGACCTCTATCACGCGAGAAGAGTTTTACAAACTGGAACCAGCATTCGGTGACCGTTTTGAAGTGACTATCTATCACGCTGATATGCTGGTCTATCAAAATCAGGTTGTTTATGGCAAATCATTTGCAGATGTGAGAATTGGGCAACCCATCCTTTACATCAACTCCCTCTATCGTTTAGGTCTGGCTATCAACCAAGGTTCCTTTGCCAAGGCCTATAATGTAGGTGTCGGTTCATCTTGGACCATTGAAATAAAGAAAATAGAATCATAA
- the trkA gene encoding Trk system potassium transporter TrkA gives MKIILVGGGKVGFALCRSLVAEKHDVLLIEQDEAVLNHIVNRFDIMGILGNGADFTILEQASVQDCDIFIALTEYDEVNMIAAVLAKKMGAKETIVRVRNPEYSNSYFKEKNILGFSLIVNPELLAARAIANIIDFPNALSVERFFGGRVSLMEFVVKSTSCLCQMPISDFRKKFGNVIVCAIERDHQIIIPSGDMTVQDKDRIFVTGNRVDMMLFHNYFKSRAVKSLLIVGAGRIAYYLLGILKDSRIDTKVIEINPEIASFFSEKFPNLYIVQGDGTAKDILLEESAQNYDAVATLTGVDEENLITSMFLDRVGVQKNITKVNRTSLLEIINAPDFSSIITPKSIAVDTIMHFIRGRVNAQYSDLQAMHHLANGQIETLQFHIKEANKMTAKPLSQLKLKKGVLIAAIIRKGKTIFPTGEDMLEVGDKLLVTTLLPNITKIYDLIAR, from the coding sequence ATGAAAATTATCCTTGTCGGAGGGGGAAAAGTTGGTTTTGCCCTCTGTCGCTCCTTGGTTGCAGAAAAGCATGATGTTTTGCTGATTGAGCAAGACGAAGCTGTCCTCAATCATATTGTTAATCGCTTTGATATCATGGGTATCCTTGGTAACGGAGCCGATTTTACAATCCTTGAGCAAGCCAGTGTCCAGGATTGTGATATCTTTATCGCCCTGACTGAGTACGATGAAGTGAACATGATTGCAGCCGTTCTAGCCAAAAAAATGGGAGCTAAAGAGACCATCGTTCGGGTGCGGAACCCTGAATATTCTAACTCTTATTTCAAGGAAAAGAATATTCTCGGTTTTTCTCTTATCGTTAACCCTGAGCTCTTGGCTGCCCGCGCTATCGCGAATATCATTGACTTCCCCAACGCCCTATCTGTCGAACGTTTCTTTGGTGGACGCGTTAGCCTCATGGAATTTGTCGTCAAATCCACTAGCTGTCTTTGCCAAATGCCCATTTCTGATTTTCGGAAAAAATTTGGCAATGTCATTGTTTGTGCGATAGAAAGGGATCATCAAATTATCATTCCAAGCGGTGATATGACTGTACAGGATAAAGATAGAATCTTTGTCACTGGTAACCGTGTTGACATGATGCTCTTCCATAATTATTTCAAGTCTCGTGCCGTGAAGAGTCTTCTTATTGTTGGAGCTGGTAGAATTGCCTATTATCTACTAGGTATCCTCAAAGACAGTCGTATCGATACTAAGGTTATTGAAATCAATCCTGAAATCGCTAGCTTCTTTAGCGAGAAATTCCCAAATCTCTACATCGTTCAAGGAGATGGTACCGCAAAAGATATCCTGCTGGAAGAAAGTGCTCAAAACTATGATGCCGTTGCGACTCTAACAGGAGTCGATGAGGAAAATCTGATTACCTCTATGTTCCTTGACAGGGTAGGTGTACAAAAAAATATTACTAAGGTCAATCGTACCAGTCTCCTCGAGATTATCAATGCGCCTGATTTTTCAAGTATCATCACACCTAAAAGTATTGCTGTAGATACAATCATGCACTTTATTCGTGGTCGGGTTAATGCCCAGTATTCAGACCTTCAAGCCATGCACCATCTAGCCAATGGCCAAATCGAAACCCTGCAATTCCATATCAAGGAAGCCAATAAAATGACTGCCAAACCTCTTTCTCAACTCAAACTGAAAAAAGGGGTTCTTATAGCAGCCATCATTCGAAAGGGCAAAACTATTTTCCCTACTGGGGAGGATATGCTGGAAGTTGGAGACAAGCTCCTAGTAACAACTTTGTTGCCAAACATCACCAAGATTTATGACTTGATTGCGAGGTAA
- a CDS encoding TrkH family potassium uptake protein: MNKSMIRYLLSKLLLIEAALLLVPVAVAIYYRESIQVFTALFTTIGILVLLGGSGILQKPKNQRIYAKEGVLIVALCWILWSFFGGLPFVFARQIPSVIDAFFEISSGFTTTGATILNDVSVLSRSLLFWRSFTHLIGGMGVLVFALAIMDNAKNSHLEVMKAEVPGPVFGKVVSKLKNTAQILYLLYLALFSLFVIIYYLAGMPLFDSFVIAMGTAGTGGFTVYNDGIAHYGSSLITYLVSIGVLVFGVNFNLYYYLMLRRVKAFFGDEELRAYLVIVLLSTGLISLNTLYLYPGFSKSFEMAFFQVSNIITTTGFGYGDITNWPLFSQFILLFLMGIGGSAGSTAGGLKVIRGLILSKIAKNQILSILSPHRVLTLHVNKTVIDKDTQHKILKYFVIYSMILLALIFIVSLDSNDFLVVTSAVFSCFNNIGPILGTTSSFSIFSPISKILLSFAMIAGRLEIYPILLLFMKRTWSKR, from the coding sequence ATGAATAAAAGTATGATTCGTTACCTCCTTTCAAAATTACTTTTGATTGAAGCTGCTCTTCTCTTGGTTCCTGTAGCTGTTGCTATCTATTACCGTGAATCGATCCAAGTCTTTACAGCCCTCTTTACAACGATTGGGATTCTCGTATTACTAGGCGGTTCAGGAATTTTACAAAAGCCAAAAAATCAACGGATTTATGCCAAGGAGGGAGTCTTGATTGTGGCCCTCTGTTGGATCCTTTGGTCCTTCTTTGGTGGTCTCCCCTTTGTCTTTGCTAGACAAATTCCCAGCGTTATAGATGCCTTTTTTGAGATCAGTTCTGGCTTTACAACTACTGGAGCAACTATTCTGAATGACGTTTCAGTTCTCAGCCGTTCCCTCCTCTTCTGGCGAAGTTTTACCCACTTGATTGGAGGGATGGGAGTGCTTGTTTTTGCACTTGCTATTATGGATAATGCCAAGAATAGTCACCTAGAAGTGATGAAGGCTGAGGTACCTGGCCCTGTTTTTGGTAAAGTAGTATCCAAACTAAAAAACACTGCCCAGATTCTCTATCTCCTTTATCTAGCTCTCTTCTCCCTCTTTGTCATCATCTATTATCTGGCTGGCATGCCCCTATTTGATAGTTTTGTCATTGCTATGGGGACAGCAGGTACAGGAGGTTTTACCGTCTATAACGACGGGATTGCCCACTATGGTAGCTCACTGATTACCTATCTGGTTAGTATCGGAGTTTTGGTTTTTGGGGTAAATTTCAATCTCTACTACTACCTTATGCTCCGTCGCGTCAAGGCCTTCTTTGGAGATGAAGAACTTCGAGCTTACTTGGTCATTGTACTGCTTTCTACAGGCTTGATTAGCCTCAATACCCTCTATCTCTATCCAGGATTTTCAAAGAGTTTTGAAATGGCCTTCTTCCAGGTTTCCAATATCATTACAACGACTGGTTTTGGTTACGGAGATATTACCAACTGGCCCCTCTTCTCCCAGTTTATCCTTCTCTTCCTCATGGGAATCGGTGGTTCTGCTGGTTCAACCGCAGGTGGACTCAAGGTTATTCGAGGCCTTATCCTTTCAAAAATTGCTAAAAATCAGATTTTGTCAATCCTATCGCCCCACCGTGTTTTGACCCTCCATGTTAATAAAACGGTGATTGACAAAGATACCCAGCATAAGATTCTCAAGTACTTTGTCATCTATTCTATGATTTTACTAGCACTTATCTTTATTGTCAGCCTAGATAGCAATGATTTTCTGGTTGTGACCAGTGCTGTCTTTAGCTGTTTCAATAATATCGGGCCTATTCTAGGAACCACTTCTAGTTTCTCAATCTTTAGTCCTATCTCAAAAATTCTCCTCTCCTTTGCAATGATTGCAGGGCGCTTGGAGATATACCCAATCCTACTTCTCTTTATGAAGAGGACTTGGTCTAAGAGATAA
- the pflB gene encoding formate C-acetyltransferase — protein MVVKTVVEAQDIFDKAWEGFKGVDWKEKASVSRFVQANYTPYDGDESFLAGPTERSLHIKKIVEETKAHYEETRFPMDTRPTSIADIPAGFIDKENEVIFGIQNDELFKLNFMPKGGIRMAETTLKENGYEPDPAVHEIFTKYVTTVNDGIFRAYTSNIRRARHAHTVTGLPDAYSRGRIIGVYARLALYGADYLMQEKVNDWNAIEEIDEETIRLREEINLQYQALQQVVRLGDLYGVDVRKPAMNVKEAIQWVNIAFMSVCRVINGAATSLGRVPIVLDIFAERDLARGTFTESEIQEFVDDFVMKLRTVKFARTKAYDQLYSGDPTFITTSMAGMGNDGRHRVTKMDYRFLNTLDNIGNSPEPNLTVLWTDKLPYNFRRYCMHMSHKHSSIQYEGVTTMAKDGYGEMSCISCCVSPLDPENEEQRHNIQYFGARVNVLKALLTGLNGGYDDVHKDYKVFDIEPIRDEVLEFESVKANFEKSLDWLTDTYVDALNIIHYMTDKYNYEAVQMAFLPTKQRANMGFGICGFANTVDTLAAIKYATVKPIRDENGYIYDYETIGEYPRWGEDDPRSNELAEWLIEAYTTRLRSHKLYKDAEATVSLLTITSNVAYSKQTGNSPVHKGVYLNEDGSVNLSKLEFFSPGANPSNKAKGGWLQNLNSLSSLDFSYAADGISLTTQVSPRALGKTRDEQVDNLVTILDGYFENGGQHVNLNVMDLNDVYEKIMSGEDVIVRISGYCVNTKYLTPEQKTELTQRVFHEVLSMDDALDALS, from the coding sequence ATGGTTGTTAAGACAGTTGTTGAAGCACAAGATATTTTTGACAAAGCTTGGGAAGGCTTCAAAGGCGTAGATTGGAAAGAAAAAGCAAGTGTATCACGCTTCGTACAAGCTAACTACACACCTTATGATGGAGACGAAAGCTTCCTTGCAGGACCAACAGAACGTTCACTTCACATCAAAAAAATTGTAGAAGAAACTAAGGCTCACTACGAAGAAACTCGTTTCCCAATGGACACTCGTCCAACATCTATCGCTGATATCCCAGCAGGATTTATCGATAAAGAAAACGAAGTTATCTTCGGTATCCAAAACGATGAACTCTTCAAATTGAACTTCATGCCAAAAGGTGGTATCCGTATGGCTGAAACTACTTTGAAAGAAAATGGATACGAACCAGATCCAGCTGTTCACGAAATCTTTACTAAATACGTAACAACAGTTAACGACGGTATTTTCCGTGCCTACACTTCAAACATCCGTCGCGCTCGTCACGCACACACTGTAACTGGTCTTCCAGATGCATACTCACGCGGACGTATCATCGGTGTTTACGCACGTCTTGCTCTTTACGGTGCAGACTACTTGATGCAAGAAAAAGTAAACGACTGGAATGCAATCGAAGAAATCGATGAAGAAACAATCCGTCTTCGTGAAGAAATCAACCTTCAATACCAAGCATTGCAACAAGTTGTTCGCTTGGGTGATCTTTACGGAGTTGATGTTCGCAAACCAGCTATGAACGTTAAAGAAGCTATCCAATGGGTTAACATCGCCTTCATGTCTGTCTGCCGTGTTATCAACGGTGCTGCTACATCCCTAGGACGTGTGCCAATCGTATTGGACATCTTTGCAGAACGTGACCTTGCTCGTGGTACATTTACTGAATCAGAAATCCAAGAATTCGTTGATGATTTCGTTATGAAACTTCGTACAGTTAAATTTGCTCGTACAAAAGCTTATGATCAATTGTACTCAGGTGACCCAACATTCATCACAACTTCTATGGCTGGTATGGGTAACGACGGTCGTCACCGTGTTACTAAGATGGACTACCGTTTCTTGAACACACTTGACAACATCGGTAACTCTCCAGAACCAAACTTGACAGTTCTTTGGACTGATAAATTGCCATACAACTTCCGTCGCTACTGTATGCACATGAGCCACAAACACTCTTCTATCCAATACGAAGGTGTAACAACAATGGCTAAAGACGGATATGGTGAAATGAGCTGTATCTCATGCTGTGTGTCTCCACTTGACCCAGAAAATGAAGAACAACGCCATAACATCCAGTACTTCGGTGCTCGTGTAAACGTATTGAAAGCCCTTCTTACTGGTTTGAACGGTGGTTACGACGATGTTCACAAAGACTACAAAGTATTTGACATCGAACCAATCCGTGACGAAGTTCTTGAATTTGAATCAGTTAAAGCTAACTTTGAAAAATCTCTTGACTGGTTGACTGATACTTACGTAGATGCTTTGAACATCATTCACTACATGACTGATAAGTACAACTACGAAGCTGTTCAAATGGCCTTCTTGCCAACTAAACAACGTGCGAACATGGGATTCGGTATCTGTGGATTTGCCAACACTGTTGATACATTGGCAGCTATCAAATACGCTACAGTTAAACCAATCCGTGATGAAAATGGCTACATCTACGATTACGAAACAATCGGAGAATACCCACGTTGGGGTGAAGATGACCCACGTTCAAACGAATTGGCAGAATGGTTGATCGAAGCTTACACAACTCGTCTACGTAGCCACAAACTTTACAAAGACGCTGAAGCTACAGTATCACTTTTGACAATCACATCTAACGTTGCTTACTCTAAACAAACTGGTAACTCACCAGTTCACAAAGGTGTATACCTCAACGAAGATGGTTCTGTGAACTTGTCTAAACTTGAATTCTTCTCACCAGGTGCTAACCCATCTAACAAAGCTAAAGGTGGATGGTTGCAAAACTTGAACTCACTTTCTAGCCTTGACTTTAGTTATGCAGCTGATGGTATCTCATTGACTACACAAGTATCACCTCGCGCTCTTGGTAAGACTCGTGACGAACAAGTTGATAACTTGGTAACAATCCTTGATGGTTACTTCGAAAACGGTGGACAACACGTTAACTTGAACGTTATGGACTTGAACGATGTTTACGAAAAGATCATGTCAGGTGAAGACGTTATCGTACGTATCTCTGGATATTGTGTAAACACTAAATACCTCACACCAGAACAAAAAACTGAATTGACACAACGTGTCTTCCACGAAGTTCTTTCAATGGATGATGCCTTGGATGCGTTGAGCTAA
- the dinB gene encoding DNA polymerase IV, with protein MLIFPLLNDLSRKIIHIDMDAFFAAVEIRDNPKLRGKPVIIGSDPRQTGGRGVVSTCSYEARAFGVHSAMSSKEAYERCPQAVFISGNYEKYKAVGLQIRTIFKRYTDLIEPMSIDEAYLDVTENKLGIKSAVKIARLIQKDIWQELHLTASAGVSYNKFLAKMASDYQKPHGLTVILPNQAEDFLKQMDIAKFHGVGKKTVERLHQMGVFTGADLLEVPEVTLIDRFGRLGYDLYRKARGIHNSPVKSNRIRKSIGKEKTYGKILRAEEDIKKELTLLSERVALNLNQQEKTGKIVILKIRYEDFSTLTKRKSLSQKTQDASQISQIALQLYEELSVKERGVRLLGITVTGF; from the coding sequence ATGTTGATTTTTCCTTTATTAAATGATTTGTCAAGAAAAATCATCCATATTGACATGGATGCCTTTTTTGCTGCGGTGGAAATCAGAGATAATCCTAAACTCAGAGGAAAACCTGTCATTATCGGCAGTGACCCTCGGCAAACAGGTGGGCGTGGTGTCGTTTCCACTTGTAGCTATGAGGCGCGAGCTTTTGGTGTCCATTCAGCCATGAGCTCTAAGGAAGCCTATGAGCGTTGTCCCCAGGCCGTCTTCATCTCAGGAAATTATGAAAAATACAAGGCTGTGGGACTCCAGATTCGAACTATCTTTAAGCGCTATACAGATTTGATTGAACCCATGAGCATTGACGAAGCCTATTTGGATGTAACAGAAAATAAACTCGGCATCAAGTCAGCGGTCAAAATTGCTCGCCTCATTCAAAAAGACATCTGGCAAGAACTCCATCTAACTGCTTCCGCAGGCGTTTCTTATAACAAATTCTTGGCTAAAATGGCCAGCGATTATCAAAAGCCACATGGTTTGACAGTGATTCTACCTAACCAGGCTGAGGACTTTCTCAAACAAATGGATATTGCTAAATTTCATGGAGTAGGAAAAAAGACAGTCGAACGTCTTCATCAAATGGGTGTTTTTACCGGCGCTGATTTGCTTGAAGTCCCTGAGGTAACCCTAATAGACCGCTTTGGCAGACTGGGCTACGACCTTTATCGAAAGGCTCGTGGTATCCACAATTCCCCCGTCAAATCCAATCGCATCCGTAAATCAATCGGCAAGGAAAAAACCTATGGGAAAATTCTCCGTGCCGAGGAAGACATCAAAAAAGAGCTGACTCTCCTATCAGAACGAGTCGCTCTCAATCTCAATCAACAAGAGAAAACTGGAAAAATTGTCATTCTGAAAATCCGCTACGAGGACTTTTCAACTCTTACTAAACGAAAAAGTCTTTCTCAAAAAACACAGGATGCTAGTCAGATAAGCCAAATAGCCCTGCAACTCTATGAAGAATTAAGCGTGAAAGAAAGAGGTGTCCGCCTGCTGGGGATTACCGTGACTGGATTTTAA